CTATGATTCGAGCATTGACCTATAAACTTAAACCCAGTCAATGTCCAAAAAGGACGAGAAATATAAAAACCTTCAAGTGATGTCATGAGTAACCTAACTTTACCCGGATGCTCTGCCTTTAATACAATAGGATTGTATTTTGTTGGTTCATCATTGCTGGTTTCAAATCGTTTGCCTTGCAGAACGTAATCTCCATCAGCAACCACAATTGTGGTCCCTGGTTTAGCAAAGCGAACTGCATCAATTAATTCATTAGAATTAACGACATAAAAGCTTTTTTTGGGTTCTACACCAACACTTGGTGGTGATGCATAGTCTGGTCCTACCGTTGGCCATTGTTGTCGGTCAAAGGGCTTCCAGTAATAAACCGGGGTATCTAACATATTGCCAATAGACATAAAAACATCGCCCACAGAACGTGTCGATGTGTGAGCCGTCAATTTACCCGCAACTTTAAAAAAGACTCCGGGAACAGTTTGGCCGTCAAAAAGCGCATGACTAAAAGAATAAACTGAGTACAGAAGCCCAACATTTAATACTAAACCGCAAAAAATAAAATACCGTTTGAAGAACTTCAACAGCATAACTTCTATCCTTATAATCACCCTTTAAGGGAAAAATAACTGTCTGGCTATATACCTATACCCAAGTAACCTCAAGATGCAGAACAACAGTTTGAGGTTACTTGGGTATAATATTTATAATACATAGCTGAGATTGCTTTTCCTGACTATTTTCACAAATCTTTCGTAAAATGAATTCAATTCTCTAAAATAAGAAACAACGCTATTTGAAGTGTTCACATCCCCCCGAGTAACCTCAATATATCCCCAAGTGACCTCAATATAGCGAGTTGGCTGTTCCCCATTACGCTCCAATTCTGTAAATCAGGCAGATGAAGATAAGCAAACCATAAGTGAGTACGTCTCTAACCATTAAAGCCTCTAGATCCGTTGCTAAGTGTTGGCTGCAGTGGTCTAATAGCGGGGAATCATAGATAATTTTGGTAATTAAACATGCAACAGCAACACCAGCCTACTTTCTTTTTCTTTGACTATGAGACTTGGGGTACTAGCCCAGCCAAAGACAGGCCAAGTCAGTTTGCTGGCATTCGTACCGATGCAGACTTCAATATCATCGGGGATCCTTTGGTCATGTACTGTCGATTACCAAGCGATTATCTACCAGGACCAGAAGCTGCCTTGATAACTGGCATCACACCACAAAAAGCCATGAGCCAAGGGGTGTCTGAGCCGGAATTCATTGGTCGAATTTATGAAGAATTGTCACGTCCTAACACCACCAACCTAGGCTATAACAGTATTCGTTTTGATGACGAAGTCACTCGTTATACCTGTTATCGTAACTTCTTTGATCCATACGAATGGAGTTGGAAAAACGGTAATTCTCGTTGGGATCTACTCGATGTATTACGTGCCTGCCACGCTCTCCGTCCCGAAGGGATTGAATGGCCAGAAAATGATGAAGGGTTCCCTAGTTTTAAGCTAGAACACCTCTCAAAAGCCAACGGTATTGAACACGATAACGCGCACGATGCCTTAGCCGATGTGATAGCGACCATTGAAATGGCGAAAAAGGTCAAAGCGGCGCAACCTAAATTGTTCGACTATTTCTTCAGCATGCGTAATAAACGCAAATTAACGGATCTGGTCGATATCGTTAATATGACGCCGCTAATGCACGTCTCTGGCATGCTCGGTCGTGAGTGCCAATACACCAGTTGGATTGTGCCTGTCGCATGGCACCCAACCAATCAAAATGCTGTGATTACGGTGGATCTGGCCAAAGACCCAACGCCGTTACTGGAACTCTCCGCTGAAGAATTGCAGACTCGTCTCTATACTCGTAAAGACGATCTTGCCGATGATGAACTGCCCGTTCCGGTCAAACTCGTGCATTTAAACAAATGCCCTATTTTAGCACCAGCGAAAACATTAACTGCAGAAAACGCCAAAGTGATTGGCATCGATCGTGAGCAATGCTTGGCGAATTTGGCGACCTTGCGTGAACATCCAGCTATTCGAGAAAAGCTCATCAATCTGTTTAGTCAAGAACGTGAGTTTGCGAAAGATGAAGATGTGGATACGCAGTTATATCAGGGATTCTTCTCACCTGCCGATAAGGCCGCCATGGAAATCATCCGTGAAACAAATCCAGATCAATTGGCCTCATTAGAATTGGAATATAGTGATAAGCGCATTGAACCTTTGCTGTTTCGATACCGTGCTCGTCATTATCCTTGGACACTCAATGAAGCAGAACAACGTCGCTGGGCAAATCACTGCCGCGAATATTTTGAAAGCCACATTGAGTCTTACATGCTCAATTTGGAAAATTTAGTCCATGAACATGAAAGCGATACTCAGAAAATCGCAATATTAAAAGCCGTTTATCGGTACGTAGAACAACTCGCCTCTTAATTTGGTTTGTCTTTCTTTTGATGTGACATTTTATGATAAACACACTTCTAAAATATGTTGTTTCCTTCGCTTTAATCTTTATCTGTTTAGCGATCGGAAACTGGATACAGCAAATGCTGGGCGTTGCAATTCCTGGCAGTATCTTCGGTATGCTCCTATTGTTTACGCTCCTTGCCAGCGGTTTCGCACCCGTTGACTGGGTTCGTCCAGGTGCTCATCTTTTTATCCGCTACATGATGTTGTTATTCGTACCAATCAGTGTTGGCTTAATGAACCACTTCGACATGCTATTAACCAATGCATGGGCAATTCTCGCCAGCGCAATCGGTGGCAGTGCAATTGTTATGGTATCTCTTGGCCTCATATTGGATCGTTTTTTAAACGCAGATAAAAAGCGCATTGACGTAAAAAAGAACATAAAAACAGACGCTAACGGCGTTAAGGGGAAAGCATAATGTGGCTGGTTCTCACTTTGGTGGTCTTTTTTATTTGTCGCTGGCTTGCCACTAAAATTCATTCGCCGGTCGCCAACCCACTGCTCATGAGTATCGTGGCCTTGATTGTTATTTTGATGGTATTTGGCATCGACTTTGATACCTATTATGCCGACAACATCTACATCAGCGATTTACTTGCCCCCGCAGTGGTCGCGTTAGCATTCCCACTGTATGAACAGTTACCACAAATTCGTGCGAACTGGCGCATCATTATGCTGGCTTGTAGTATCGGCAGCTTAATGTCCATGGTGACTGCAAGCATCATTGCGGTGGTCATGGGCACCAATTTAACCCTTATCGCATCACTTATGGCAAAATCGGTCACCACGCCTATTGCGATGGAAGTGGCGCGAAACTTAGGGGGAGAACCCTCTATCGCCGCGATTGTCGTCGTATTAGTTGGCTTATTTGGCGCAATTTTAGGTTACCCGATTTTCAAATTGCTCAATATTACTCACCCTATCGCACGTGGCCTGACAATGGGGTCGGTATCGCACGCCCTAGGCACCGCAACCTGTGCCGAACGTGATGCCCAAGAAGGTGCATTTAGCTCACTGGCATTAGTTTTATGTGGGATTATTACATCGATCTTGGCGCCTATTGTATTTACGGCAGTAGTATGGCTTCACCACATTATCGCAGGATAACTTGGGGTTCACGGATGAAGAGAAATACTGTTTAAGATCAATAGTAGAGGTTTAGTCGGTATACAGGCGCAATTTGCACCCAAGTAAAGAAGCGGGTTGCTGAAAAGCTAATCCGCTTTATTTTATCAGTTGCATTGATGTAATCGATAACAAGTGTGATCTCACTCTCCTTATGTAACATAATTAAATCGTTTCATTTTAAATGTGATATTGATCACATCGTTATTTTGAGCGTCTCTTACACTACTATTCCATAAACAAACAAGGACAGCTTATGAAAGGCCGTATTCAAGAGGCACTGAACAGCTTACCAACGCAGATCGCTGAGTATCTGACGCCTATCGTGTTAGCTCAAGACTTTGACGCAACTATCTCTGCAGAACAATTCAGCCAACTTATTGACATAACGGGTTATCAAGACGCTGATTTGCGAGTCTGTTTACTGCCATTAGCCGCGGCTTACGCCTATGTTCCTATTTCTAATTTTTATGTAGGGGCTTTGGTTCGTGGTTTAAGTGGTCGCCTCTACTTTGGTGCGAACATGGAATTCTATGGCGCTCAACTCGGTCAAACGATTCATGCAGAGCAAGCAGGTATTAGCCATGCATGGATGAAAGGTGAAGTGGGCATTATCGATGTAACAGTTAACCACACCCCTTGTGGTCATTGTCGTCAATTTATGAATGAGCTGACCACCGCGAAGACCATGAAAATCCAATTGCCTGCTCGTGTTGGCCAATCTTTGCAACACTATTTGCCAGAGTCATTTGGCCCAAGTGATCTTGATATCACAACTCTACTAATGGGAACGATCGACCATAGTTACAGTAGTGACAGCGACAACGAGTTAGTTCAGTTGGGTGTACAAGCCCTCAATCGCAGCCACGCGCCTTACACCCAAAATTTCAGTGGTGTTAGCCTAGCGACCAGCACAGGCCATCGCTACAGCGGTGCATATGCAGAAAACGCGGCGTTTAACCCTAGCCTACCGCCACTGCAAGTCGCCCTAGTACAGCTACGCATGGGAGGCGATGAATTTTCGTCGATTACCCAAGCAGCGCTTGCCGAAATGGCCACTGCATCAATCAGTCATTTGGCCTGCACACAATCCACTCTCGATGCCATTAACCCTGATATCGAGTTAGATTACGCAGCGCTTTCGTCATAACATCCCCAAATAACCTCAAGATGTTGAATTCTGCATCTTGAGGTTATTTGGATACAATTAGCGGCAACAGTGTGTTTGAGACACTATTGTCGCTGTTCAAAACCTCTTATCGACTATTCGCTTGATTTATCGTTAAGTTCTCTTTTTTTCTTATCACTTCACCGCATAATAGTTGTGCGATACGTTATGGTTCAATGACATAAAGGCGTCATTTATCCAGCGTAAAGTCATCGGCATTATTTCCATAGTAGCGGCACGCAAACGTTTGCTTTTCTGTTTTTTTTGCGTATCATTGCCGCAACTTCACAAAGTGATACAAACGTAATAAGGATTTCCGTATGTTGGGGACTGCTACCCGAGCAAATGCTACTCGTGTTTTACTTCTTGGTTCTGGTGAGCTAGGCAAAGAAGTGGCGATTGAATGTCAACGCCTAGGCCTAGAAGTGATTGCCTGTGACCGATACGCTGATGCGCCCGCGATGCAAGTGGCACATCGCAGCTATGTGTTCAATATGCTTGATGGCGAAGAGCTACAAAAAGT
This genomic window from Vibrio tritonius contains:
- the sbcB gene encoding exodeoxyribonuclease I, which codes for MQQQHQPTFFFFDYETWGTSPAKDRPSQFAGIRTDADFNIIGDPLVMYCRLPSDYLPGPEAALITGITPQKAMSQGVSEPEFIGRIYEELSRPNTTNLGYNSIRFDDEVTRYTCYRNFFDPYEWSWKNGNSRWDLLDVLRACHALRPEGIEWPENDEGFPSFKLEHLSKANGIEHDNAHDALADVIATIEMAKKVKAAQPKLFDYFFSMRNKRKLTDLVDIVNMTPLMHVSGMLGRECQYTSWIVPVAWHPTNQNAVITVDLAKDPTPLLELSAEELQTRLYTRKDDLADDELPVPVKLVHLNKCPILAPAKTLTAENAKVIGIDREQCLANLATLREHPAIREKLINLFSQEREFAKDEDVDTQLYQGFFSPADKAAMEIIRETNPDQLASLELEYSDKRIEPLLFRYRARHYPWTLNEAEQRRWANHCREYFESHIESYMLNLENLVHEHESDTQKIAILKAVYRYVEQLAS
- a CDS encoding CidA/LrgA family protein, with protein sequence MINTLLKYVVSFALIFICLAIGNWIQQMLGVAIPGSIFGMLLLFTLLASGFAPVDWVRPGAHLFIRYMMLLFVPISVGLMNHFDMLLTNAWAILASAIGGSAIVMVSLGLILDRFLNADKKRIDVKKNIKTDANGVKGKA
- a CDS encoding CidB/LrgB family autolysis modulator; protein product: MWLVLTLVVFFICRWLATKIHSPVANPLLMSIVALIVILMVFGIDFDTYYADNIYISDLLAPAVVALAFPLYEQLPQIRANWRIIMLACSIGSLMSMVTASIIAVVMGTNLTLIASLMAKSVTTPIAMEVARNLGGEPSIAAIVVVLVGLFGAILGYPIFKLLNITHPIARGLTMGSVSHALGTATCAERDAQEGAFSSLALVLCGIITSILAPIVFTAVVWLHHIIAG
- the cdd gene encoding cytidine deaminase codes for the protein MKGRIQEALNSLPTQIAEYLTPIVLAQDFDATISAEQFSQLIDITGYQDADLRVCLLPLAAAYAYVPISNFYVGALVRGLSGRLYFGANMEFYGAQLGQTIHAEQAGISHAWMKGEVGIIDVTVNHTPCGHCRQFMNELTTAKTMKIQLPARVGQSLQHYLPESFGPSDLDITTLLMGTIDHSYSSDSDNELVQLGVQALNRSHAPYTQNFSGVSLATSTGHRYSGAYAENAAFNPSLPPLQVALVQLRMGGDEFSSITQAALAEMATASISHLACTQSTLDAINPDIELDYAALSS